A single genomic interval of Streptomyces graminofaciens harbors:
- a CDS encoding MFS transporter, with protein sequence MSDIPTAQQANQAQLVAEARVFSPTAVVASCAGFVLIGALQALYGPAIPAFREEYALSPSAAGLGLSAHFVGGVAGVLLFDRLYGRLGNRQILGTSYLLMAVGAAGFALAPNWPVGLAAALLAGLGFGGIDYGLNQLFAVGFGHRSTAMLNILNAHFGIGAILGPALVAAVGAEHYPALFLAFAAANLPLLLCLRGVRDRAPRPAGGAASVETGGTALSRSLGSVLAVFVTLYVLHVGIEAGVGGWEPTHLETVGYGAGAAATATSVYWLMMTVGRFLAAPIALRFSPQTIITVSCAGMTVCLLLASVPWLAPYAYAGVGLFIAPIFPTGLPWLNAAAPRARRAGALVIAASMVGGVAAGPALGKAIEWSGVRAVPLLLCAISALCLLATLWLTRATRTAPDFPSA encoded by the coding sequence GTGTCCGACATACCGACCGCGCAACAGGCGAACCAGGCTCAACTGGTCGCGGAGGCAAGGGTGTTCAGCCCCACCGCCGTGGTCGCCTCATGCGCGGGCTTCGTCCTCATCGGCGCGCTGCAGGCGTTGTACGGACCCGCGATCCCGGCGTTCCGCGAGGAGTACGCCCTGTCGCCGTCGGCCGCCGGGCTGGGGCTGAGCGCGCACTTCGTCGGCGGTGTCGCCGGAGTGCTGCTCTTCGACCGGCTGTACGGCCGCCTCGGCAACCGGCAGATCCTCGGCACCTCGTATCTGCTGATGGCCGTCGGCGCGGCGGGCTTCGCCCTCGCCCCGAACTGGCCCGTCGGCCTCGCCGCCGCGCTGCTCGCCGGGCTCGGCTTCGGCGGTATCGACTACGGCCTCAACCAGCTCTTCGCCGTCGGCTTCGGCCACCGCTCCACCGCGATGCTCAACATCCTCAACGCGCACTTCGGCATCGGCGCGATCCTCGGCCCCGCCCTGGTCGCGGCGGTCGGCGCCGAGCACTACCCGGCGCTCTTCCTGGCCTTCGCCGCCGCCAACCTGCCCCTGCTGCTGTGCCTGCGTGGCGTACGCGACCGGGCACCCCGGCCGGCCGGCGGCGCGGCCTCCGTGGAGACCGGCGGGACGGCGCTGTCCCGCAGCCTCGGCTCGGTGCTCGCCGTGTTCGTCACGCTCTACGTCCTGCACGTCGGCATCGAGGCCGGCGTCGGCGGCTGGGAGCCGACGCACCTGGAGACGGTCGGGTACGGCGCCGGGGCCGCCGCCACCGCCACGTCCGTGTACTGGCTGATGATGACCGTCGGCCGCTTCCTGGCCGCCCCGATCGCCCTGCGCTTCTCGCCGCAGACGATCATCACCGTCTCGTGCGCGGGCATGACGGTCTGCCTGCTGCTCGCCTCGGTGCCCTGGCTCGCCCCGTACGCCTACGCCGGTGTCGGCCTGTTCATCGCACCGATCTTCCCCACCGGCCTGCCCTGGCTGAACGCCGCCGCGCCCCGGGCCCGCCGGGCCGGAGCGCTCGTCATCGCCGCGTCCATGGTCGGGGGAGTGGCGGCGGGCCCGGCGCTCGGCAAAGCCATCGAGTGGTCCGGCGTCCGCGCCGTACCGCTGCTGCTCTGCGCGATCTCCGCACTGTGCCTGCTCGCCACCCTGTGGCTGACCAGGGCGACGCGCACCGCCCCCGACTTCCCGTCCGCATGA
- a CDS encoding beta-galactosidase: protein MPGLHLRVPPPAAPPLRGRLPFADAPGAKDPIEVNSRWLTRGGRPWFPVSGEFHYSRYPAGEWEEELLKMKAGGVTVVAAYVIWIHHEEVEGRLRFDGDRDLRRFASLCARHGLDFIPRIGPWVHAEVRNGGLPDWVLARTAATRTDDPAYLEPVRAWYAAIAEQLRGLDRANGGPIVAIQIENELYDGPGHLLTLKRMAQEVGLSAPLWTSTAWGGVRLPPDELLPLYGGYPEAFWTEADGGWPDTCRKHFFFTHQRDDEGIGADLRPTAVGGGEPGTPTGRFPWLTCELGGGMAVAYHRRPRVEAADIGALGLTKIGCGSVWQGFYMFHGGTNPEGETTTLQESHATGYPNDLPVLTYDFQAPLGEYGQYRPSYDELRLQHLMLADFGERIAPMDSVLPARRPTGQDDRETLRWAVRGDGTSGFLFVNNHQPHEALPSHEDVSFEVEFAAAPTLTLPSAPVTVPQDAYFCWPLRLDMGGLRVDWATAQPMCVIEDDGGDGRRTVLVLAATEGVEPELALDAGTVSAVRAPTGVDVSAGDRVLVTGLRPGTDALVEVDTVDGGRVAVLVLDAATARTAYRGRAWGAERLVLCGGGVVFDEPTEEMRVRGSATGVSFAVLPAPEVVPVVAGGTVKETADGVFARYTVVDQEGGEGGGALPVELVRGPGEAPPTVTGVLGRASVPADSSFDRAAAEYRVDVPEGLPPGALLRVRWSGDVARAYVGERLVADQFYSGRVWEIGVDRLPVGGLRIRVLPLAAGAAVYVPGWTGEGEISAEVVGVEWQVDRWWGVRSGGR from the coding sequence ATGCCCGGCCTCCACCTCCGCGTGCCCCCGCCCGCCGCGCCACCCCTGCGCGGTCGTCTCCCCTTCGCCGACGCACCCGGGGCGAAGGACCCCATCGAGGTCAACAGCCGTTGGCTCACACGCGGCGGGCGGCCGTGGTTCCCGGTCTCCGGCGAGTTCCACTACTCCCGCTACCCCGCCGGGGAGTGGGAGGAGGAGCTGCTGAAGATGAAGGCGGGCGGGGTGACGGTCGTCGCCGCGTACGTCATCTGGATCCACCACGAGGAGGTGGAGGGCCGCCTCCGCTTCGACGGCGACCGCGACCTGCGCCGCTTCGCCTCGCTGTGCGCCCGCCACGGCCTGGACTTCATCCCCCGCATCGGCCCCTGGGTGCACGCCGAGGTCCGTAACGGCGGCCTGCCCGACTGGGTCCTCGCCCGCACGGCCGCGACCCGCACGGATGATCCGGCCTATCTGGAGCCCGTACGTGCCTGGTACGCGGCGATCGCCGAGCAGCTGCGCGGTCTCGACCGGGCGAACGGCGGCCCGATCGTCGCGATCCAGATCGAGAACGAGCTGTACGACGGTCCGGGCCACCTCCTGACCCTGAAGCGGATGGCACAGGAGGTCGGACTGTCCGCGCCGCTGTGGACGTCGACGGCCTGGGGCGGCGTCCGGCTCCCGCCCGACGAACTGCTTCCGCTGTACGGCGGCTACCCGGAGGCCTTCTGGACCGAGGCGGACGGCGGCTGGCCCGACACCTGCCGCAAACACTTCTTCTTCACCCACCAGCGCGACGACGAGGGCATCGGCGCGGACCTCCGCCCGACGGCCGTGGGCGGCGGCGAGCCCGGGACGCCGACGGGCCGATTCCCTTGGCTGACTTGCGAGTTGGGGGGTGGCATGGCGGTCGCTTACCACCGTCGGCCGCGTGTCGAGGCGGCCGACATCGGGGCGCTCGGCCTCACGAAGATCGGCTGCGGGTCGGTCTGGCAGGGCTTCTACATGTTCCACGGCGGGACGAACCCGGAAGGGGAGACGACGACCCTTCAGGAGTCCCATGCCACCGGCTACCCGAACGACCTGCCCGTCCTCACCTACGACTTCCAGGCCCCGCTCGGCGAGTACGGCCAGTACCGGCCCTCGTACGACGAACTCCGCCTCCAGCACCTGATGCTGGCGGACTTCGGCGAGCGGATCGCGCCCATGGATTCGGTGCTGCCGGCGCGGCGGCCGACGGGGCAGGACGACCGGGAGACGCTGCGGTGGGCGGTACGCGGGGACGGTACCTCGGGATTTCTCTTCGTCAACAACCACCAGCCGCACGAGGCGTTGCCGTCCCACGAGGACGTGTCGTTCGAGGTGGAGTTCGCGGCGGCCCCGACCCTGACGCTGCCGAGTGCGCCCGTGACCGTACCCCAAGATGCCTATTTCTGTTGGCCGTTGCGGCTGGACATGGGTGGGCTGCGGGTGGACTGGGCGACCGCGCAGCCCATGTGTGTGATCGAGGACGACGGTGGTGACGGTCGTCGTACGGTGCTGGTGCTGGCGGCGACGGAGGGGGTCGAGCCTGAACTCGCCCTGGACGCCGGGACGGTGAGCGCGGTGCGTGCCCCCACGGGGGTGGACGTCTCCGCCGGGGACCGTGTCCTGGTCACGGGGCTGAGGCCCGGCACGGACGCGCTCGTGGAGGTGGACACCGTCGACGGGGGCCGTGTGGCCGTGCTGGTCCTGGACGCGGCGACCGCCCGTACCGCCTATCGGGGACGGGCGTGGGGAGCGGAGCGGTTGGTGCTCTGCGGGGGTGGGGTCGTCTTCGACGAGCCCACGGAGGAGATGCGGGTACGGGGCTCGGCGACCGGGGTGTCGTTCGCGGTGCTGCCCGCGCCGGAGGTGGTGCCGGTGGTGGCCGGGGGGACGGTGAAGGAGACGGCGGACGGGGTGTTCGCCCGGTACACGGTTGTGGACCAGGAGGGCGGGGAGGGCGGCGGCGCGCTTCCGGTCGAGCTGGTGCGGGGGCCCGGTGAGGCGCCGCCGACGGTGACCGGTGTGCTGGGGCGGGCGAGTGTTCCGGCGGATTCGTCCTTCGACAGGGCGGCCGCGGAGTATCGCGTGGACGTACCGGAGGGGCTGCCGCCCGGGGCTCTGCTGCGGGTGCGGTGGAGCGGCGATGTGGCGCGGGCGTATGTGGGGGAGCGGCTTGTCGCGGATCAGTTCTACTCGGGGCGGGTGTGGGAGATCGGGGTGGATCGGTTGCCCGTCGGGGGGTTGCGGATCCGGGTGCTGCCGTTGGCCGCCGGGGCGGCGGTGTATGTGCCGGGGTGGACGGGGGAGGGGGAGATTTCGGCGGAGGTGGTGGGGGTGGAGTGGCAGGTGGATCGTTGGTGGGGGGTTCGGTCGGGCGGCCGATGA
- a CDS encoding DUF397 domain-containing protein, protein MHHHIPKGSKGTPDFRTSTPDFRTGTPDIRNGMPARDLGTQNWLRPWSDDAGGACVEVMRLADGRVAVRQSTDPDGPALVFTPREMTSFLTGVKAGEADFLL, encoded by the coding sequence GTGCACCACCACATACCCAAGGGATCAAAGGGAACACCGGACTTCCGCACAAGCACCCCGGACTTCCGGACAGGCACACCGGACATCCGCAACGGCATGCCGGCCCGCGACCTCGGTACGCAGAACTGGCTGCGGCCGTGGAGCGACGACGCGGGCGGGGCCTGCGTGGAGGTGATGCGGCTCGCCGACGGCCGGGTCGCCGTACGCCAGTCGACGGACCCCGACGGCCCGGCGCTGGTCTTCACCCCGCGCGAGATGACGAGCTTCCTGACGGGTGTGAAGGCGGGCGAGGCCGACTTCCTCCTCTGA
- a CDS encoding FAD-dependent oxidoreductase, with the protein MCSVNSVRGTSRWDEGGAGGPESSRGRHVVVVGGSLAGLLAAHVLAGHADRVTVVERDRYPEGAGPAPRPGVPQSRHPHVLLEGGQLALEALLPGFMEELREAGAPRVGMPEDMVQWQSGRWFRRLPASTYLHTGSRAQMESLIRGRVLANPAVTVIEGTDVVGLLGDATRVRGVLLRERGAGAGAGAGAGGDGIRAEQRELVADLVVDASGRGTKAPRWLAAIGADAPHEETIDTGLAYASRVYRDTNGTLGSERSAADTLGFYVVPNPDQPYGVVVLPLEDGTHLATFSGLRGEEPPTNEAEFEAYAKRMPHPLVHQWLRAAEPLSPVSGFRRTANVRRRYDLPGRRPAGFLATGDALCTFNPIYGQGMAVAAMSAVALRDALADPRRTPTTRRVQSALLAASRQAWDISAGADKKMPGAIGNAVEAKAADRVAGWYLRRVQERTPGDPVVGRAFRSALTLTAPIGVLFAPAVARAVLFAPVRPTPAEPPMTREAVGD; encoded by the coding sequence ATGTGCTCAGTGAACTCGGTGCGAGGGACGAGCCGTTGGGATGAGGGCGGCGCCGGTGGCCCGGAGAGCTCGCGCGGGCGGCACGTGGTGGTCGTCGGGGGCAGTCTCGCGGGGCTGCTCGCGGCGCATGTCCTCGCCGGGCACGCCGACCGGGTGACCGTCGTCGAACGGGATCGATACCCGGAGGGTGCCGGACCGGCACCCCGGCCGGGCGTACCGCAGAGCCGCCACCCGCACGTACTGCTGGAGGGCGGGCAACTCGCCCTCGAAGCACTGCTGCCCGGGTTCATGGAGGAGCTGCGGGAGGCGGGCGCGCCGCGTGTCGGCATGCCGGAGGACATGGTGCAGTGGCAGAGCGGACGCTGGTTCCGGCGGCTGCCCGCGTCGACGTACCTACACACCGGGTCGCGTGCGCAGATGGAGAGCCTGATACGGGGGCGGGTGCTCGCCAACCCCGCCGTCACCGTGATCGAGGGGACCGACGTCGTCGGCCTGCTCGGCGACGCCACGCGCGTACGGGGCGTACTGCTGCGGGAGCGCGGAGCCGGAGCCGGAGCCGGAGCCGGAGCCGGCGGGGACGGCATCCGGGCCGAGCAGCGTGAACTCGTCGCCGATCTCGTCGTCGACGCCTCCGGACGCGGCACGAAGGCCCCGCGCTGGCTCGCCGCGATCGGCGCGGACGCCCCGCACGAGGAGACCATCGACACCGGCCTCGCCTACGCCTCCCGCGTCTACCGCGACACGAACGGCACCCTCGGCAGCGAGCGCTCCGCCGCCGACACCCTCGGCTTCTACGTCGTCCCCAACCCCGACCAGCCCTACGGCGTCGTCGTCCTGCCCCTGGAGGACGGCACCCATCTCGCCACCTTCTCGGGGCTGCGGGGCGAGGAACCGCCCACGAACGAGGCGGAGTTCGAGGCGTACGCCAAGCGGATGCCGCACCCGCTCGTGCACCAGTGGCTGCGCGCTGCCGAACCCCTCTCGCCGGTCTCCGGCTTCCGGCGGACCGCGAACGTACGGCGCCGCTACGACCTGCCCGGCCGCCGCCCCGCCGGGTTCCTGGCGACCGGCGACGCCCTGTGCACCTTCAACCCGATCTACGGGCAGGGCATGGCCGTCGCCGCGATGAGCGCCGTCGCCCTGCGTGACGCCCTCGCCGACCCGCGCCGTACGCCCACCACCCGCAGGGTGCAGTCCGCGCTGCTCGCCGCTTCCCGCCAGGCGTGGGACATCTCGGCCGGGGCGGACAAGAAGATGCCGGGCGCGATCGGCAACGCGGTCGAGGCAAAGGCCGCGGACCGGGTCGCCGGGTGGTATCTGCGCCGGGTACAGGAGCGCACCCCGGGCGACCCCGTCGTGGGCCGGGCCTTCCGCTCCGCCCTGACCCTCACCGCACCGATCGGCGTCCTGTTCGCCCCGGCCGTGGCCCGCGCGGTCCTCTTCGCCCCGGTCAGGCCGACGCCTGCGGAGCCGCCGATGACGCGGGAGGCGGTCGGCGACTGA
- a CDS encoding SAM-dependent methyltransferase, which yields MPDNGWPADRIDTEHAHSARIYDYILGGKDYYPADKEAGDAMAHEWPALPIHMRANRDWMNRAVRWLAEEAGMRQFLDIGTGIPTSPNLHEIAQSVAPESRVVYVDNDPIVLTLSQGLLSSTPEGRTAYIEADFQDPETVLGSAEFLETLDLSKPVALTVIAIVHFVLDEDDAVGIVRRLLEPLPSGSYLAMTIGTAEFAPTEVGRVAREYAARDMPMRLRTIDEAHEFFEGLELIEPGIVQVHKWLPDGTGEQGIRDEDIAMYGAVARKP from the coding sequence TTGCCCGACAACGGATGGCCGGCCGACCGGATCGACACCGAGCACGCGCATTCCGCGCGCATCTACGACTACATCCTCGGCGGCAAGGACTACTACCCGGCCGACAAGGAGGCCGGTGACGCGATGGCGCACGAGTGGCCGGCGCTGCCGATCCACATGCGTGCCAACCGCGACTGGATGAACCGGGCCGTGCGCTGGCTCGCCGAGGAGGCGGGCATGCGCCAGTTCCTCGACATCGGCACCGGTATCCCCACCTCCCCCAACCTCCACGAGATCGCCCAGTCTGTGGCGCCCGAGTCCCGGGTCGTCTACGTGGACAACGACCCGATCGTCCTCACGCTCTCCCAGGGGCTGCTGTCGAGCACCCCCGAGGGGCGCACGGCGTACATCGAGGCCGACTTCCAGGACCCGGAGACGGTCCTCGGCTCGGCCGAATTCCTGGAGACCCTCGACCTGAGCAAGCCGGTCGCGCTCACGGTGATCGCGATCGTCCATTTCGTCCTGGACGAGGACGACGCGGTCGGTATCGTCCGCCGCCTCCTCGAACCGCTCCCGTCCGGCAGCTATCTGGCGATGACCATCGGCACCGCCGAGTTCGCGCCGACGGAGGTCGGCCGGGTCGCCCGCGAGTACGCGGCCCGGGACATGCCGATGCGGCTGCGCACGATCGACGAGGCCCACGAGTTCTTCGAGGGCCTGGAGCTGATCGAGCCCGGCATCGTCCAGGTCCACAAGTGGCTCCCGGACGGCACGGGCGAGCAGGGCATCCGCGACGAGGACATCGCGATGTACGGGGCGGTGGCCCGCAAGCCGTGA
- a CDS encoding glycoside hydrolase family 35 protein has product MRTPALTTSSDGFLLHDEPFRIISGAMHYFRIHPDLWADRLRKARLMGLNTVETYVPWNLHQPDPEGPLVLDGLLDLPRYLDLAKAEGLHVLLRPGPYICAEWDGGGLPAWLTSDPDIRLRTSDPRFTDAFDRYLDILLPPLLPHMAAAGGSIIAVQVENEYGAYGDDTAYLKHVEQALRSRGVEELLFTCDQAASPKHLAAGSLPGVLSTATFGGKVEESLRKLREHQPEGPLMCSEFWIGWFDHWGGPHHARSAEDAAADLDRLLSAGASVNIYMFHGGTNFAFTNGANHHHTYAPTITSYDYDAALTESGDPGPKYHAFREVIARHAAVPEEAAPAPSPKLPLTTVELDRRAPLLPHAETLGEPVVKAENPLTMDELGQHSGYALYRTTLPEAGDGLLHFSGGVGDRAQVFVDGAPVGVLERERREESLPVRVPHAGATLDVLVENMGGVNYGPRIGSPKGLLGPVTFNGTALHGWDCHRLPLAGDLDAVPFAPADTTPITVPAFHHGTFEVETPADTFLALPGWTKGQAWINGFHLGRYWSRGPQQTLYVPGPVLRPGTNELVLLELHATTAPRARLTDTPDLGPVNP; this is encoded by the coding sequence TTGCGTACGCCTGCTCTGACCACGTCGTCCGACGGTTTCCTGCTCCACGACGAGCCGTTCCGGATCATCTCCGGTGCCATGCACTACTTCCGCATCCACCCCGATCTGTGGGCCGACCGGTTGCGCAAGGCCCGCCTGATGGGTCTGAACACCGTGGAGACCTACGTCCCCTGGAACCTCCACCAGCCCGACCCCGAGGGCCCCCTCGTCCTTGACGGCCTCCTCGACCTGCCCCGCTACCTGGACCTCGCCAAGGCCGAGGGCCTGCACGTCCTGCTGCGCCCCGGCCCGTACATCTGCGCCGAGTGGGACGGCGGCGGCCTGCCAGCCTGGCTCACCTCGGACCCGGACATCCGGCTGCGCACCAGCGACCCCCGCTTCACGGACGCCTTCGACCGCTACCTCGACATCCTCCTGCCCCCGCTGCTGCCGCACATGGCGGCCGCCGGCGGGTCGATCATCGCCGTACAGGTGGAGAACGAGTACGGGGCGTACGGCGACGACACCGCGTACCTCAAGCATGTGGAGCAGGCGCTGCGCTCGCGCGGTGTCGAGGAGCTGCTGTTCACCTGCGACCAGGCGGCGTCGCCGAAGCACCTGGCCGCCGGAAGCCTGCCCGGGGTGCTGTCCACCGCGACCTTCGGCGGGAAGGTCGAGGAGTCGCTGCGGAAGTTGCGGGAGCATCAGCCGGAAGGGCCGCTGATGTGCTCGGAGTTCTGGATCGGCTGGTTCGACCACTGGGGCGGGCCGCACCACGCGCGCAGCGCCGAGGACGCCGCCGCCGACCTCGACCGGCTGCTCTCCGCAGGTGCCTCCGTCAACATCTACATGTTCCACGGCGGCACCAACTTCGCCTTCACCAACGGCGCCAACCACCACCACACCTACGCCCCGACCATCACCTCCTACGACTACGACGCCGCGCTCACCGAGTCCGGCGACCCCGGCCCGAAGTACCACGCCTTCCGCGAGGTCATCGCTCGCCACGCGGCCGTGCCGGAGGAGGCGGCCCCGGCACCCTCGCCCAAACTCCCGCTCACCACGGTCGAGTTGGACCGACGGGCGCCCTTGTTGCCGCACGCCGAAACCCTCGGTGAACCGGTCGTGAAGGCCGAGAACCCGCTCACCATGGACGAGTTGGGCCAGCACTCCGGCTACGCCCTCTACCGCACCACCCTCCCCGAGGCCGGCGACGGGCTGCTGCACTTCTCCGGCGGTGTCGGCGACCGCGCCCAGGTCTTCGTGGACGGCGCCCCCGTCGGCGTACTGGAACGCGAACGCCGCGAGGAGTCACTGCCGGTCCGCGTCCCGCACGCCGGGGCCACGCTGGACGTCCTCGTCGAGAACATGGGCGGCGTCAACTACGGGCCCCGCATCGGCTCCCCCAAGGGCCTGCTCGGCCCGGTCACCTTCAACGGCACCGCCCTGCACGGCTGGGACTGCCACCGGCTGCCGCTGGCCGGCGACCTCGACGCCGTGCCCTTCGCCCCGGCGGACACGACCCCGATCACCGTGCCGGCCTTCCACCACGGCACCTTCGAGGTCGAGACCCCCGCCGACACCTTCCTGGCCCTGCCCGGCTGGACCAAGGGCCAGGCCTGGATCAACGGTTTCCACCTCGGCCGCTACTGGAGCCGGGGTCCACAGCAGACCCTGTACGTGCCCGGCCCCGTGCTGCGCCCCGGCACCAACGAGCTGGTCCTCCTTGAGCTGCACGCGACCACCGCGCCCCGCGCCCGGCTCACCGACACACCGGACCTCGGCCCGGTGAACCCCTGA
- a CDS encoding LacI family DNA-binding transcriptional regulator, translating into MPRRAPDGTAADRAGAATGATGTGTRSRRNFAGSRPVMDDVARLAGVSKQTVSRVLNDNPAVRAETRAAVLEAMRTLGYRPSRSARSLASGRTRMLGVISFDAARYGPASTLTAINTAAQEAGYLVSSIALDTADRDTVVQAVDRLSAEGADGVIAIAPQRPVATALAQAHLDTPLVMLDNGLGDDTPVVSSDFHAGARLATGHLLRHGHATVWHIAGPGGWTSADRRAASWRETLEEAGAVVHEPLVGDWSADSGYALGRELAANADVTAVFVSNDQMALGLLRALHEAGRRVPDDVSVVGYDDIPEAAHLLPPLTTIRTDFSEIGIRSLRLLLTQLDGDDTNGATEIEPVVPVELIVRDSTGPAPGR; encoded by the coding sequence ATGCCCCGACGTGCCCCGGACGGCACCGCGGCCGACAGAGCCGGTGCGGCCACCGGCGCGACCGGCACCGGCACCCGCAGCCGGCGCAACTTCGCGGGATCACGCCCGGTGATGGACGACGTCGCCCGCCTGGCCGGAGTCTCCAAGCAGACCGTCTCCCGGGTGCTCAACGACAATCCGGCGGTCCGGGCCGAGACCCGCGCGGCCGTGCTGGAGGCGATGCGGACCCTCGGCTACCGCCCCAGCCGCAGCGCCCGCTCCCTGGCCAGCGGCCGTACCCGGATGCTGGGGGTCATCTCCTTCGACGCGGCCAGATATGGTCCCGCCTCCACCCTGACCGCCATCAACACCGCCGCCCAGGAGGCCGGCTACCTCGTCAGCTCCATCGCCCTCGACACCGCCGACCGGGACACCGTCGTCCAGGCCGTCGACCGGCTGTCGGCCGAGGGCGCGGACGGCGTGATCGCCATCGCCCCGCAGCGCCCGGTGGCCACCGCCCTCGCCCAGGCCCACCTCGACACCCCACTGGTCATGCTGGACAACGGGCTGGGGGACGACACCCCCGTCGTCTCGTCGGACTTCCACGCCGGGGCCCGGCTGGCCACCGGGCATCTGCTCCGGCACGGCCACGCGACCGTCTGGCACATCGCCGGTCCGGGCGGCTGGACCTCGGCCGACCGGCGGGCCGCCAGTTGGCGGGAGACCCTGGAAGAGGCGGGAGCGGTGGTCCATGAGCCGCTCGTCGGGGACTGGAGTGCCGACTCCGGATACGCCCTCGGCCGGGAGCTGGCCGCGAACGCCGACGTCACGGCCGTGTTCGTCTCCAACGACCAGATGGCCCTCGGGCTGCTGCGCGCCCTGCACGAGGCGGGTCGCAGGGTCCCCGACGATGTCAGCGTGGTCGGCTACGACGACATCCCGGAGGCCGCCCATCTGCTGCCGCCGCTGACCACCATCCGTACCGACTTCTCCGAGATCGGCATCCGGTCCCTGCGGCTGCTCCTCACCCAGCTCGATGGTGATGACACGAACGGCGCCACGGAGATCGAGCCCGTCGTCCCCGTCGAGCTCATCGTCCGCGACAGCACAGGCCCGGCACCGGGACGCTGA
- a CDS encoding helix-turn-helix domain-containing protein, producing MTAETDWGGAPSVLRMILGRQLEELRTGAGLTFEQAGEAIGVSHSTIRRMEAAKVARLRLPDVEKLLQIYGVQDQQEIETFLKSVREANKRGWWHTYRDVLPDWFAAYLSLEQAALQIRAYEPQFVHGLMQTEEYARALLSAGNPHASAEATGRMVALRMRRQELLTREQPPRLWVVMDETVLRWPVGGPDVMRAQIDHLIALNRLPHVTVQLMPFRNGPHPAMRAGAFHLFRFRARELPDIVYLNGLVGAVYLDKGDDVVVYREALDRLGAQSAPAGKTEALLGAIRKEL from the coding sequence GTGACCGCGGAGACCGACTGGGGCGGCGCGCCCTCCGTGCTGCGCATGATCCTCGGCAGACAGCTGGAGGAACTGCGCACCGGCGCCGGGCTGACCTTCGAGCAGGCGGGCGAGGCGATCGGGGTGAGCCACTCCACGATCCGCCGGATGGAGGCCGCCAAGGTCGCCCGGCTCCGCCTCCCGGACGTCGAGAAACTGCTCCAGATCTACGGCGTACAGGACCAGCAGGAGATCGAGACCTTCCTGAAGTCCGTCCGGGAGGCCAACAAGCGCGGCTGGTGGCACACCTACCGCGACGTACTGCCGGACTGGTTCGCCGCGTATCTCAGTCTGGAGCAGGCGGCGCTGCAGATCCGGGCGTACGAGCCGCAGTTCGTGCACGGACTGATGCAGACCGAGGAGTACGCGCGCGCCCTGCTGAGCGCGGGCAATCCACATGCCTCCGCCGAGGCGACCGGGCGGATGGTGGCGCTGCGCATGCGGCGCCAGGAGCTGCTGACCCGTGAGCAGCCGCCGCGGCTGTGGGTGGTGATGGACGAGACGGTGCTCAGATGGCCGGTCGGCGGGCCGGACGTGATGCGCGCCCAGATCGACCATCTGATCGCGCTGAACCGGCTGCCGCATGTGACGGTCCAGCTGATGCCGTTCCGCAACGGGCCGCATCCCGCGATGCGGGCCGGCGCGTTCCATCTCTTCCGGTTCAGGGCACGCGAGTTGCCGGACATCGTGTATCTCAACGGTCTGGTGGGCGCCGTGTACCTCGACAAGGGCGACGACGTCGTCGTCTACCGCGAGGCCCTGGACCGGTTGGGCGCGCAGTCGGCGCCCGCCGGAAAGACCGAGGCTCTGCTCGGTGCGATACGCAAGGAGCTCTGA